One genomic window of Ziziphus jujuba cultivar Dongzao chromosome 4, ASM3175591v1 includes the following:
- the LOC107403426 gene encoding protein trichome birefringence-like 42, translated as MEVFSLSSIFESWKFCTFASLIGCIILLFLFNHTQNGLNEASLTKITKPPPTSSSSSSSSSKFFPQQNAVENAKQIGKSKSESPRPNYEIKEAKTCNIFEGKWVYDPEGSPLYDEAQCPFLSDQVSCQRNGRPDSDYEKWSWEANGCEIPRYNGKETLEKLRGKRVIIVGDSLNRNQWESFACLLYSSLSPAQTHVDEKSGSYKVLKSKEFNCTVEFYWSPFLVQLKVNKENGSRVLKLDKISKYARMWKGADIMVFNTGHWWTRRRNVKRWDFFEYRAKQVENMDTGMAFEIAMKTWAKWVSQNVDRNKTKVFFRSISPEHKGEQWCYKKTNPITNESYAWSFPREMVEIVERTILQNPVISYLNITKLSLNRRDGHPSVYKTKEGKIFIEMGITKAEKYSDCSHWCLPGLPDTWNRLLFASLLINTPKNVSFS; from the exons ATGGAAgtcttttctctttcctccattTTTGAAAGCTGGAAGTTCTGCACATTTGCAAGCCTCATAGGCTGCATTATCCTCCTATTCCTTTTCAACCATACCCAAAACGGCCTAAACGAAGCCAGTcttacaaaaattacaaaaccgCCACCaacctcatcatcatcatcatcatcatccagtAAATTCTTTCCACAACAGAATGCCGTTGAAAATGCAAAACAGATCGGAAAGTCTAAGTCCGAATCCCCTAGGCCCAATTATGAAATAAAAGAGGCGAAAACCTGCAACATATTTGAAGGAAAATGGGTTTACGATCCAGAAGGAAGTCCTTTGTATGATGAAGCACAATGTCCATTTCTCAGTGACCAAGTTAGCTGCCAAAGAAATGGACGCCCAGATTCTGACTATGAGAAATGGAGTTGGGAAGCAAATGGCTGTGAGATTCCAAG GTACAATGGCAAAGAAACGTTAGAGAAGCTAAGAGGAAAAAGAGTAATCATAGTTGGGGATTCACTCAACAGAAACCAATGGGAATCTTTTGCTTGCCTTCTTTACTCTTCTTTATCTCCCGCTCAAACCCATGTGGACGAAAAAAGCGGTTCCTATAAGGTCTTGAAATCCAAG GAATTCAACTGCACTGTGGAATTTTACTGGAGCCCATTTCTAGTTCAACTAAAAGTGAACAAAGAAAATGGTAGCAGAGTTCTGAAACTGGACAAGATTTCCAAGTATGCTAGAATGTGGAAAGGTGCAGATATCATGGTGTTCAACACTGGTCATTGGTGGACTCGTCGACGGAATGTCAAGCG GTGGGACTTTTTCGAGTACAGAGCTAAACAGGTGGAAAATATGGATACTGGAATGGCATTTGAGATTGCTATGAAAACTTGGGCAAAATGGGTGTCTCAAAATGTTgatagaaacaaaacaaaagtgtTCTTCAGGAGCATATCACCAGAACACAAAGGAGAGCAGTGGTGCTATAAAAAAACTAATCCCATTACAAATGAGTCATATGCTTGGTCATTTCCTAGAGAAATGGTGGAAATCGTGGAGAGAACAATATTACAAAACCCAGTAATTAGCTACTTGAACATCACCAAGTTGTCTTTGAATCGAAGAGATGGACATCCATCAGTTTACAAGACAAAGGAAggaaaaattttcatagaaatggGAATAACAAAGGCTGAGAAGTATTCTGATTGCAGCCACTGGTGTTTGCCTGGACTACCTGATACATGGAACAGACTCTTGTTTGCTTCCTTGCTCATCAACACCCCAAAAAACGTCTCCTTTTCTTaa